A stretch of DNA from Juglans microcarpa x Juglans regia isolate MS1-56 chromosome 5D, Jm3101_v1.0, whole genome shotgun sequence:
tatatatatatatatatattacgttaAGAGAACAAACATTAATAGTATACGACTCGATCTAATTTTCTGATGGGGACCGCAGTactgaatttatatataatgttgtCTAGTGTCTTGTAGAAAAACTCATGCTAAATGACATAATgaaattgcatatatatatatatatattaattaaagcttttaaatgagattttaaaacaaaatgctGCCTAATTAATGTAGATGATCATGATAAGATTAATTACTTGTTGGGATCTCTCtcatgaatattattgtttatgttATATGCAATCAAATTGTCACAAAACTGACCGACCGATggaagtaaaatataatttggaacATCAATCAAGATCAGATCATGAGGGCTTGATCTCAAATTtgatcacctatatatatatatatatattaatggtaATTGGTAATTGATTCATGAAATCCGAAAATTAGCCCCCATCTCCGTCGACTATTTACAAGGCTGGATCGATCGAGGTCAATTAATGTCCGTGACGGCCATTAGATTCAAATTacttttcacattttctttttaattaaccGCGCGCCTGCATGCAGGCCTCTATATATCATGCTtgctctaattaattaattaccagATCATACGGGTGGAGGGAGGGAGGATCAATATTAGTCACTCCCATGCATGCAATTATAACCAAATGATCATAGAGTAAAGTACTAGTTAATTAGCAGACAAGTAAGAAGTAGGTGATCAAAACCCAAGAAAAGTACATGTTGGCCACATTAACTAATAAGGCcaagtactactactactactacaatGAGAGTGATTTCGTTGCCTAGTCTCCACTTGCTTTTTGTCGGCAAGTTGACGCTTAGAAAACACGAGTTTGAGAGAGAGGCAGAGCAGTAgttctagagagagaaagtcAAAAGTTTGGGAAGGGCGTTggatatacattatatatatttgcatgtgCAATTCACCACCCATTCCTGACCTGGTAAAGTTGGCCCTCCTTGAGCCTTTGAATAGCTTGGAAAAGTcatcttatctctctctctctctctctctctctctcaacgaTCCTATTTTCCGTGTTTTGACTTTCCAATTTCGAAAGCCTGATCAGTACTCACTCGCCCACACGCATATAAAATCCACCCCCAACGTCTTCAAAACCCATTAATTCACAACTCTGCAACAGCTTCGCAACCCAGATAGCTAGCTACCTTGTCAAATATATACTCAATTCTTCCGGGTTTTTATTTAAactcttgatcttcttggtaaTCGGCTTTAGATGGATGAGATCGATGTTCCTCGATTCTTTCTCTGCCCCATCTCTCTTGAAATCATGAAGGATCCTGTTACAGTCCTTACTGGGATAACCTACGACCGTGAAAGCATCGAAAAATGGTTGTTTTCCGGTAAAAACAATACCTGCCCGGTCACAAAACAAGCTCTCCCTGCTGATTGTGATCTCACACAAAACCACACTCTCCGGAGATTGATCCAATCGTGGTGTATCATGAACGCTTCACATGGCATCGAAAGGATTCCAACACCCAAGCCTCCGATCCACAAGAATCAGATTTCCAAGCTAATCAACGATGCCAAATCCCCACAGTTGGCGATGAAATGTTTAGAAAAGCTCCGCTCAATCGCTTCCGAGAGCGAAACCAATAAACGTTGCATGGAAGCTGCAGGTGCCGTTCAGTTCCTAGCGTCAATCATCTGTAACAATTATTCGGCATCAGAAGAAGTTTCGgatgatggccttgactttacAAGTGCAAGCTGTGAAGCCCTGAGCATCCTCCACAGTCTCCAAGTTTCTGAAGCCGGCCTAAAGAGCCTCACcgggaaaaatgatgaatttataAGCAGCTTAATGCGGGTGATGCAACGTGGGAACTACGATTCTCGAGCTTATGCGGTTCTATTATTGAAATCTATGTTTGAAGTGGCTGAAGGGATGCAGATGATCAGTTTGAGAACCGAATTCTTCATCGAAATAGTCCAAGTCTTGCGCGATCAGATTTCGCAGCAGGCCTCCAAAGCTGTATTGAAATTACTAATCCAGCTTTGTCCATGGGGAAGAAACAGAACTAAAGCAGTCGAAGCGGGCGCAGTTTCTATTTTGATAGAACTTCTTCTTGATTCTTCCGAACGGAGGActtgtgaaatgattttaatgGCGTTAGAAATGTTGTGCGGATGCGCGGAGGGAAGGGCCGAGCTTTTACAGCACGGAGCGGGACTGGCTATTGTGTCAAAGAAAATTCTCAGGGTTTCCCAGGTCGGGAGCGACAGGGCGGTGAGAATTCTTTGGTCCATTTCGAAGTTCTCTGCAGCTCC
This window harbors:
- the LOC121266451 gene encoding E3 ubiquitin-protein ligase PUB23-like, whose translation is MDEIDVPRFFLCPISLEIMKDPVTVLTGITYDRESIEKWLFSGKNNTCPVTKQALPADCDLTQNHTLRRLIQSWCIMNASHGIERIPTPKPPIHKNQISKLINDAKSPQLAMKCLEKLRSIASESETNKRCMEAAGAVQFLASIICNNYSASEEVSDDGLDFTSASCEALSILHSLQVSEAGLKSLTGKNDEFISSLMRVMQRGNYDSRAYAVLLLKSMFEVAEGMQMISLRTEFFIEIVQVLRDQISQQASKAVLKLLIQLCPWGRNRTKAVEAGAVSILIELLLDSSERRTCEMILMALEMLCGCAEGRAELLQHGAGLAIVSKKILRVSQVGSDRAVRILWSISKFSAAPAVLQQMLQLGVVAKLCLVLQVDCGNKAREKAREVLKLHARAWKSSPCIPNNLLSWYPS